The Flavobacterium sp. 20NA77.7 genome includes the window ATTAACTGCTGAACAAATTGCAGACGTGGAAAAATTATTGGAAAAAATTGAGGAAGATGACGATGTAATGAATGTTTTTCACACAATGGCTGAATAACTAATTAGAAATTGAAAATACAAATTAAAAAATGCAGTATTAAACTAATTTAAGCTGCATTTTTATTTTATACTAATTCTACAATGAACATTAAAGTACTCGCAATAGGCAAAACAGATAACAAAAATCTTCAAGCATTGATTGAGGAATACTCCAAGCGTTTAGGGTTTTATATTAAATTTGATTTAGATATAATTCCAGATATCAAAAACGCTAAAAATCTTTCTGAAAGCGAACAAAAAATAAAAGAAGGGCAATTAATTCTAAACAAACTAAGTCCTACAGATTATTTAATCTTATTAGATGAGAACGGAAAAGAATTTAGCAGCATAGGGTTTTCTGAATTTTTACAAAAAAAAATGAACTCAGGGCTTAAAACAATCGTTTTTGTTATTGGTGGCCCATATGGTTTTTCAGAAGAAGTTTATAAAAAAGCTGAAGGAAAAGTGTCTTTGTCACAAATGACCTTTTCGCATCAAATGATTCGTTTATTTGTAATTGAACAAATTTATCGTGGGTTTACAATACTTAACAACGAACCCTATCATCATCAATAAGTCTTTAATATAAAAAATTTGAAAATGAATTAAGTATAAAAATTTCCATTAGACATTACCCATTACCCCTCCGTCACTTCGAGTAGCGAAGCGTATCGAGAAGCCATCACCCATTACCTTGCTTTAATTGATTCATTAACTTTACACATTCTACTGCTTCCGCTACATCATGAACACGTAAAATAGAAGCACCTTTTTGCAAACAAAATGCATGTAAAAATGTAGTTCCATTTAATGCTTTTTCGGGCGTAGTTTCCAGTGTTTTGTAAATCATAGATTTTCGTGAAATACCTGCTAAAATTGGCAATTCGTGAAACTGAAGCAATTCTAACTTTTGTAATAATTCATAATTATGTGCCATTGTTTTAGCAAATCCAAAACCTGGATCAATAATTACATCATTTATACCTAAACTTCGTGCTGCAGCAATTCGTTCAGAAAAATAGAAATTAACTTCTTTTATCAAATTATCATAATGGGCTAAAGTTTGCATTGTTTGTGGCGTCCCTTTCATATGCATCATGATATAAGGAACTTGTAATGAGGCTATAGTAGGCAACATTTGTTCGTCTAATAAACCTGCTGAAATATCATTTATAAGTGCAGCTCCATGAAGTATAGCATTTTTTGCCACTTCACTTCTAAAGGTATCTACAGAAATTAGAATTGTTGGAAAATTTTTTAACAATACATCCACTACAGGCACTACTCTATTCAATTCTTCTTCTTCAGAAACAAAATCAGCGCCAGGCCGACTAGAATAACCACCCACATCAATAAAAGTAGCACCTTCATCTAACATTTTGGCTACTTTAGTAATGATAGCATGCTCACTTTTCAATGTACCCCCGTCAAAAAAAGAATCGGGAGTAAGATTTAAAATACCCATTACCTTAGGTGTTGATAAATCAATGAGAGTTCCTTTGCAGTTTATTGTTGACATCTAATTTTTTACTTATATTTGAAGTTTAATTCAATTTACAATTTTTTAGTGAGTAAATTGGTGTTGGGTTAAACTATTTCAACCAAAATTTATACAAATATAATCTAAAATAATGTCAAATACATCTCAACAATATGATAAAGTAATTGCGGTTTGCCGTGATTTATTCACAAAAAAAACACACGATTATGGTACAGCATGGCGTGTATTACGATTACCATCACTTACTGATCAAATATTCATCAAAGCACAACGCATTAGAAGTTTACAAGAAAATGATGTTCGCAAAGTAGATGAAGATGAAGTGTCTGAATTTATTGGAATAATAAATTACTGCGCCATGGCATTAATACAAATGAAAAAAGGTATAGCTACACAACCTGACATGCCTGCTGAAGAGGCTATTCGCTTGTACAATGAAAAAATTGCAGAAACTAAAGCGTTAATGGAAAATAAAAATCACGATTACGGTGAAGCTTGGAGAGATATGCGCGTGAATTCATTAACCGATTTAATCATTCAAAAACTCTTACGTGTTAAACAAATTGAGGACAATAAAGGAAAAACATTAGTTTCTGAAGGTATTGATGCGAATTACCAAGACATGATTAATTATGCTGTTTTTGCATTGATTTTAATGGAAGAAAACAAAAACTAAATTATGAATAACCAATTATGAATACAAAAACTATTTCTTGGACACTACGAATTGTTGTTGCTGCTTTGTTTATTGTTTCAGCATTGGCAAAACTATACCCATCGCCTTATTTTGCCATTTCAACTTTTGAAGTGAAGCAATTGTACCCGCTTGGTTTTCCTGAAAATTTAGCTAGTTATTTTTCCAGAACATTAATAGGTGTTGAATTTGCACTTGGATTTCTACTCCTAATTCCACATTATTTAAAAAAAATCACCATTCCAGCAACCATAGTCTTACTTCTTGTTTTTATCATTCATTTAAGTTACGAAACCTTTGTAAGCGGAAATTCTGGAAATTGTGGTTGTTTTGGAGAATTATTACCCATGACGCCTGTAGAAGCCATTCTTAAGAACATCGTCGCAATTGGTTTATTAATTTGGTTACTTAAAATTCTTCCAAATGACACAAAATCAAACATTTGGATTCTTAGCACTATAAAATTAGCTTGTATACTTGTTATTTTTATGCTTGCGCCAATGAAAGCAAGTTCAAGCTCAAGCTCAAATAGCAATACTGAAATTGATAATTCTGCAATTAACTTTAATGAAGACGCTACTACTTTGACTAATAAAGCAGCTGAACAGTATGCAGATTCAATAGAAAAAAGTGCACAGAAAAAAAATAATTCAATTGAAGACGTTAAAAAAGAAATGGGTCCAAAACCAACCAAATCAGGTTATGCAGAATACTTCTCTGATATAGATAAAGGTAGAAAAATATTTTGCTTCTTTGTGCCCGGTTGCGAACATTGTCGTCATGCTGCAAAAGAATTATATGCCTTACAAAAAAAATATAAAGATTTTCCAGAAGTAAGAATTATTTTCATGGATGAAGAAGCTGAAAAAATTCCTGATTTCTTTGCTTTTGCAGGTACAAAATTTCCTTATAAAGTAATTGATGTAATTCCTTTTTGGACAAAACTTGGCACAGGTAAAGACACACCTGGTGTTGTGTATTTATGGAATGGAAATGTCATAAAATTTTATGATGGAATTGCAGAAAAAGCGTTTAATAAAAAAGAATTTGAAAAAATAACAACCAAAGCTTATAAAAAATAAATCCAACTTTAAAATCAATACAAATGAAAAAAATCATTGCACTATTTAGTTTAATCGTTTCAAGTATTTCTTGTCAAGCACAGACAGAATTTAAAGATGAATCACTAACTGCTACTTTTTTTACCAGTGAAAATACTAAAATTGATTTCAAATCGATTTTAGAAAAACACAAAGGAAAAGTCATTTTTATTGACATTTGGGCTTCTTGGTGTTCAGATTGTTTAAAAGCACAACCAGAAGTAGAAAATTTATACCAAGGCTATAATGAAAATGTTGATTTCATCACCCTTTCTTGCGACAAATCTTATGAATCGTGGAAAAAAGGCATTGAAAAATTTGATGTAAAAGGCGAACATTATTTAATACCTGATGGTATGAAAGGTATTTTTGGCAAATCAATCAAACTGGATTGGATTCCTAGATATATGATTATTGATAAAGAAGGAAAAATTGCTGTTTTTAAAGCGATTGAACCTACGGATGCACAAGTAAAAGAAACAATAAACAAATTAATAAATTAACATGAGAAAAAACATTGTTGCAGGGAACTGGAAAATGAACAAAGATTATGGTCAAGCCCTAACATTAATTAATGAAATAAAAGAAGGAAAACCTGCCTCTAATGCAGAAATAGTATTGGCTACTCCATTCCCTTTTTTAGCAAAAGCAGTTGAATTAGTAGAAGGAACCGATATACAAATTGCAGCACAAAACATGCATCAAGCAGAAGGTGGAGCATTTACAGGAGAGATTTCTGCAAGTATGCTAACAAGTATTGGTGTTCATACTGTAATTTTAGGCCATAGCGAAAGACGTGCTTACTTTCACGAAACAGATGCTTTATTAGCTAACAAAGTGGATACCGCATTGAAACACGATATGACTGTTATTTTTTGTTTTGGCGAGGAATTAAAAGACAGACAAAGCAACAACCATTTTAATGTAGTGGAGTATCAACTAAGAGACGGTTTATTTCATTTAAAAAACGAAGATTGGAAACATATTGTGTTAGCTTACGAACCAGTTTGGGCAATAGGAACAGACGAAACAGCTTCTCCAGAACAAGCACAAGAAATGCACGCTTTTATTAGAAATTTGATTCAAAAAGTGTATGGCACTGATGTAGCCGAAAACGTTTCTATTTTATATGGCGGAAGTGTAAAACCAGATAATGCCAAAGAAATTTTTTCTAAGCCCGATGTGGACGGCGGACTAATTGGAGGTGCAGCACTAAATGCAACTGATTTTTTCGGAATAATTAGCGGAATATAAATTAAAGCCCTAAGGAGATTACTTTACATGCTTATTTCTTTTCACATAACTATGTAAAAAATCTCCTTTAGGTTTTCCTAAATCAAAAGCACTCCACTTAACTAAAGTTCGTGTTGCTAATCGAGCTTTATCATTATCCCAATTTTCATATTCTATTCTATAAATTGCCGAATAAATTTCTGCACGGCCTACTCCATGATAGCAATGAATTAAAACAGGATAATTTGCTGGGTTATCCATAATTTTAAAAAAATAATCTAAGTTTTTTTGCGTTGGCACTTGATCTGAGCCATTATTGAAATAGCTTACTCCAGGAATTTTCGCAATTGCTTCTTTCTCTGCAGTCAATTCGGTAGGAATTTCCGGATTATTTACATCATCTCCAGTGCCTGGAAAACGTAAATCAATTATACTTTTAATCTTATATTTTTTCACATATTCAGGCAATTCAGCAGGAGGAATAACACCACTTTTATATACTTTATGTTCTGTAATAGTTTCAAAATTGTGATTAATATGCATGTCATACACATATTTTCCTGCAAAAATGAAAAGTGCTAAAACGACCACTAAAACTATTTTTTTTTTCATCTCTTGTTACTTTGTATTAGGCTTACCTAATTTTTTATCTATAATTTTCGAAAAATAATCTTGAATAAAAGCTTTACAACTTAACTCTAAATCATTCATTTCTTTGTTGCGTTTACCAATCAAATTAGTTCTAAATTTTTTATCATCTATATTGTAAAATCCAATTGCTTTTTTACCATCAAACACACAAATATAGTTACCTTTCATGAAATGATAATTATTAGTATTATAATTTATCAAATAAGGCTCAATATCTTTTTCTTTCGAAACCAAACTTCTACCCCAACTTCTAAAAGGCCTATTAAATCCAATTAAATCTAGAACAGTTGGAAAAATATCAATATGTTGTGCTATTTCTTTATTTTCGCCTATTAAATTGCTATCTGGTTTATAAATCAGTATAGGAACTGCAATTCTATTCACAATTTTATCTGAATATTCTTCTGTATAAGCTACTTGATTACAATGATCTGCAGTAATAATGAAAATAGTATTGTTAAACCAAGACTGTTTTTTCGCCGATTCAAAGAATTTTTTAAATGCATAATCTGTGTATCCTATACACTGATGCATAGGAATACTACCTTTTGGAAACTTTCCTTCATACTTTGTGGGAATAACAAACGGCTCGTGAGAAGAAACGGTAAATACCGTGCTAAAAAAAGGCTGTTTCTTTTCACTAATGGTTTGATTCATATATTGCAAAAAAGGCTCGTCCCAAATTCCCCAAGAACCATCAAAATCTTTGTCATTATCATATTCCGTCATGCCATAATACTGATCAAATCCTAAAATATTTGCAAATCCTAAAAATCCCATCGATCCGTTTGGCGCACCATGAAAAAAAGAAGTAGTATACCCTTTCTCTTTTAAACAAGAAACCAACGATTCTATATTTTGTTTAGTATAGGGCGAAGATGTAAAAGCATCTTGAAAAGACGGTATTCCCGAAAGAATAGAAGCCATACCATGAATAGACTTATAGCCATTTCCATAAGCATTGGTAAAAATCATACTTTTTGTCGCCAACGAATCTAAAAATGGGGTATAACTTCTATATCCTTTTATATGAGTATTTTTATTGAATGCTCCTAGATATTCCCTTCCCATACTTTCTGTTATGATTAATACAATGTTAGGCGTGGAAGGTTTATTATTCTTATAAAATTTTATGGGTTTAAAATTAGATTCAATAACTTGATTTGGAATAGAAAAAGCTGTTTTCTTAAAGGTTTGTACACCTAACGTTCTTATAAATGTAAAGGTAGAATTCAACACCACATCTGCATGTTGTGTCTTTTGGACATAGGTATTGGCATCAACTAAACTAATCGGACGCGTACTTTTCTTAAAATCCCCCCTAATACCACCAATCGATAAAAGTGCAACAAAAAGCACACCTAGAAGAGAAGTGATTATATACTTTGATTTTGGATGTGTATTTAATACATAAGTAACTTTTACTTTTCGATACAAATAAATCCAAAAAGCAACCATAAGAATATATAATAAAAACACATGCCAATAGGTATATAAAAATCTAAAAATCATGCCTCCTTTTGCTTCTTCATGTTTAAAAACTTCCCAAGCAGCAAGCGTAAATCGAGAAAAATTAAATCTATAGTAAATTAAGTCAATAAAATTAAGCGAATAAAACAACAAATTTGTACTGAAATAAACACCAAATAATAATTGTTGAAATTTAGGTTTTGTATTTATAAAGAGAGGAAATACAGAAAGTATAATAAATAAACTATTTACATATAAAATCGCTGTAGTGTCAAAAGCTAATCCATGATAAGCAAGAGAAATAAAATCGGAAAACGAAGTTATTTCAACTAAATCGGCATTATAAAAACAAAATAAAATTCTAGCTACAAAATAAAATATATAAACTAAAAATATTCTGAAAAACAGTGCTTTATATTCATCTATTCTTAAAAAATGCTTCATCCATTCATGCAATTAGATTACAAAATTAATAATATTAATAGCTTAAAATACTAATCCACTAAATTTAATTCGTTATTTTTTTATAAATTGCATTACGAAATAAACCATGACATATATGATTACTGTAACAAGACTTTTCGATTTCCCCTACTATCAAGCAGAAAAATTCAATCTTTCTGATGCATTAGTTACTAAATATGGTACAGATTGGGTTAAAACATCAACAAAAGACTATTTAGATAAAGCAAATGCCATTTCAAGAGCATTACTTAGATTAGATGTTGCAAAAAATGATAAAATAGCCATTATTTCTTCAACAAACAGAACCGAATGGCATATGTGCGACATAGGTATATTGCAAACAGGAGCACAAACTGTTCCTATATATCCAACTATAGCTTCAGAAGATTATGAATATATTTTAAATCATTCAGAATCTAAATTTTGCATCGTTTCAGACCAAGAAGTTTATGCTAAATTAATTGCTGTCCAAAAAAACATTCCCGCTTTGAGAGAAATTTATTCTTTTAATGAAATTGAGGGTTGTAAAAATTGGAAAGAATTACTTGAATTAGGCGCAGATAACTCAAACCAAAATGTAGTTGAAGACAGAAAAAACAATGTAAGTCCAACAGATTTAGCAACTATAATTTACACCTCAGGAACTACTGGAAAACCTAAAGGTGTGATGCTTTCTCATGAAAACATCGTTTCTGATGTATTGATGAGTGCACCTAGAGTTCCTCTAAGAGAAGGAGATACAAGGGCGCTAAGTTTCTTACCTATTTGTCATATTTTTGAACGTATGCTTACATACCTATATCAGTACTATGGTATTTCAATATACTTTGCAGAAAGTATCGAAAAAATTTCAGACAATTTAAAAGAAGTAAAACCTCACGTAATGTCTGTTGTGCCAAGATTACTAGAAAAAGTATACGATAAAATTTATGCTAAAGGAGCCGAATTAACCGGCATTAAGAAAAAATTATTCTTTTGGGCGACAGGCTTAGGTATTCAATATAAACCCTACGGTGAAAATGGTTGGTTCTATGAATTTCAATTAAAAATAGCGAAAAAATTAATTTTCTCAAAATGGCAAGAAGCATTAGGAGGAGAATTAGAATTATTAGTTTCTGGAAGTGCAGCTTTGCAACCTAGATTAACTAAAGTTTTTACCGCAGCAGGCATTCCTGTAATGGAAGGTTATGGACTAACAGAAACTTCTCCCGTAATTTCAGTTAACGACATGCGAAACAGAGGCTTTAAAGTAGCCACAGTGGGAAAAGTAATTGAGGGCGTAGAAGTAAAAATAGCCGAAGATGGCGAAATCTTATGTAAAGGACCAAATGTGATGATGGGTTATTACAAAGATGAATCACAAACTAATGAGGTATTAAAAAATGGTTATTTTCACACAGGTGATATCGGCGAAATTGACGCGGAAGGCTTTTTAAAAATCACTGATAGAAAAAAAGAAATGTTCAAAACCTCAGGTGGAAAATATGTAGCTCCTCAATTATTAGAAAATACCTTCAAACAATCCCGTTTTATTGAACAAATAATGGTCATAGGAGAAGGAGAAAAAATGCCAGGCGCATTTATACAACCCAATTTTGAATTTATTAAAGAATGGGCAAAAAAACATCCAAGTATCAAACTCGGCTCAAAAAATGAAGAAATTAGCACTAATGAAGCTGTAATAAAAAGAATTGAAGAAGAAGTCGAACATTATAATGAAAAATTTGGAAATTGGGAAAAAGTAAAACGATTTGAATTGACTCCAGA containing:
- a CDS encoding MauE/DoxX family redox-associated membrane protein; amino-acid sequence: MNTKTISWTLRIVVAALFIVSALAKLYPSPYFAISTFEVKQLYPLGFPENLASYFSRTLIGVEFALGFLLLIPHYLKKITIPATIVLLLVFIIHLSYETFVSGNSGNCGCFGELLPMTPVEAILKNIVAIGLLIWLLKILPNDTKSNIWILSTIKLACILVIFMLAPMKASSSSSSNSNTEIDNSAINFNEDATTLTNKAAEQYADSIEKSAQKKNNSIEDVKKEMGPKPTKSGYAEYFSDIDKGRKIFCFFVPGCEHCRHAAKELYALQKKYKDFPEVRIIFMDEEAEKIPDFFAFAGTKFPYKVIDVIPFWTKLGTGKDTPGVVYLWNGNVIKFYDGIAEKAFNKKEFEKITTKAYKK
- a CDS encoding LTA synthase family protein; the protein is MKHFLRIDEYKALFFRIFLVYIFYFVARILFCFYNADLVEITSFSDFISLAYHGLAFDTTAILYVNSLFIILSVFPLFINTKPKFQQLLFGVYFSTNLLFYSLNFIDLIYYRFNFSRFTLAAWEVFKHEEAKGGMIFRFLYTYWHVFLLYILMVAFWIYLYRKVKVTYVLNTHPKSKYIITSLLGVLFVALLSIGGIRGDFKKSTRPISLVDANTYVQKTQHADVVLNSTFTFIRTLGVQTFKKTAFSIPNQVIESNFKPIKFYKNNKPSTPNIVLIITESMGREYLGAFNKNTHIKGYRSYTPFLDSLATKSMIFTNAYGNGYKSIHGMASILSGIPSFQDAFTSSPYTKQNIESLVSCLKEKGYTTSFFHGAPNGSMGFLGFANILGFDQYYGMTEYDNDKDFDGSWGIWDEPFLQYMNQTISEKKQPFFSTVFTVSSHEPFVIPTKYEGKFPKGSIPMHQCIGYTDYAFKKFFESAKKQSWFNNTIFIITADHCNQVAYTEEYSDKIVNRIAVPILIYKPDSNLIGENKEIAQHIDIFPTVLDLIGFNRPFRSWGRSLVSKEKDIEPYLINYNTNNYHFMKGNYICVFDGKKAIGFYNIDDKKFRTNLIGKRNKEMNDLELSCKAFIQDYFSKIIDKKLGKPNTK
- a CDS encoding AMP-dependent synthetase/ligase, whose amino-acid sequence is MITVTRLFDFPYYQAEKFNLSDALVTKYGTDWVKTSTKDYLDKANAISRALLRLDVAKNDKIAIISSTNRTEWHMCDIGILQTGAQTVPIYPTIASEDYEYILNHSESKFCIVSDQEVYAKLIAVQKNIPALREIYSFNEIEGCKNWKELLELGADNSNQNVVEDRKNNVSPTDLATIIYTSGTTGKPKGVMLSHENIVSDVLMSAPRVPLREGDTRALSFLPICHIFERMLTYLYQYYGISIYFAESIEKISDNLKEVKPHVMSVVPRLLEKVYDKIYAKGAELTGIKKKLFFWATGLGIQYKPYGENGWFYEFQLKIAKKLIFSKWQEALGGELELLVSGSAALQPRLTKVFTAAGIPVMEGYGLTETSPVISVNDMRNRGFKVATVGKVIEGVEVKIAEDGEILCKGPNVMMGYYKDESQTNEVLKNGYFHTGDIGEIDAEGFLKITDRKKEMFKTSGGKYVAPQLLENTFKQSRFIEQIMVIGEGEKMPGAFIQPNFEFIKEWAKKHPSIKLGSKNEEISTNEAVIKRIEEEVEHYNEKFGNWEKVKRFELTPDIWSIDGGHLTPTMKLKRKIILEKYKNLYAKIYS
- a CDS encoding dual specificity protein phosphatase family protein — encoded protein: MKKKIVLVVVLALFIFAGKYVYDMHINHNFETITEHKVYKSGVIPPAELPEYVKKYKIKSIIDLRFPGTGDDVNNPEIPTELTAEKEAIAKIPGVSYFNNGSDQVPTQKNLDYFFKIMDNPANYPVLIHCYHGVGRAEIYSAIYRIEYENWDNDKARLATRTLVKWSAFDLGKPKGDFLHSYVKRNKHVK
- the tpiA gene encoding triose-phosphate isomerase; translated protein: MRKNIVAGNWKMNKDYGQALTLINEIKEGKPASNAEIVLATPFPFLAKAVELVEGTDIQIAAQNMHQAEGGAFTGEISASMLTSIGVHTVILGHSERRAYFHETDALLANKVDTALKHDMTVIFCFGEELKDRQSNNHFNVVEYQLRDGLFHLKNEDWKHIVLAYEPVWAIGTDETASPEQAQEMHAFIRNLIQKVYGTDVAENVSILYGGSVKPDNAKEIFSKPDVDGGLIGGAALNATDFFGIISGI
- a CDS encoding DUF1599 domain-containing protein, translated to MSNTSQQYDKVIAVCRDLFTKKTHDYGTAWRVLRLPSLTDQIFIKAQRIRSLQENDVRKVDEDEVSEFIGIINYCAMALIQMKKGIATQPDMPAEEAIRLYNEKIAETKALMENKNHDYGEAWRDMRVNSLTDLIIQKLLRVKQIEDNKGKTLVSEGIDANYQDMINYAVFALILMEENKN
- the folP gene encoding dihydropteroate synthase produces the protein MSTINCKGTLIDLSTPKVMGILNLTPDSFFDGGTLKSEHAIITKVAKMLDEGATFIDVGGYSSRPGADFVSEEEELNRVVPVVDVLLKNFPTILISVDTFRSEVAKNAILHGAALINDISAGLLDEQMLPTIASLQVPYIMMHMKGTPQTMQTLAHYDNLIKEVNFYFSERIAAARSLGINDVIIDPGFGFAKTMAHNYELLQKLELLQFHELPILAGISRKSMIYKTLETTPEKALNGTTFLHAFCLQKGASILRVHDVAEAVECVKLMNQLKQGNG
- a CDS encoding TlpA disulfide reductase family protein — encoded protein: MKKIIALFSLIVSSISCQAQTEFKDESLTATFFTSENTKIDFKSILEKHKGKVIFIDIWASWCSDCLKAQPEVENLYQGYNENVDFITLSCDKSYESWKKGIEKFDVKGEHYLIPDGMKGIFGKSIKLDWIPRYMIIDKEGKIAVFKAIEPTDAQVKETINKLIN
- the rlmH gene encoding 23S rRNA (pseudouridine(1915)-N(3))-methyltransferase RlmH produces the protein MNIKVLAIGKTDNKNLQALIEEYSKRLGFYIKFDLDIIPDIKNAKNLSESEQKIKEGQLILNKLSPTDYLILLDENGKEFSSIGFSEFLQKKMNSGLKTIVFVIGGPYGFSEEVYKKAEGKVSLSQMTFSHQMIRLFVIEQIYRGFTILNNEPYHHQ